A segment of the Bos taurus isolate L1 Dominette 01449 registration number 42190680 breed Hereford chromosome 19, ARS-UCD2.0, whole genome shotgun sequence genome:
GGCTGATCTGGGCTCCCATTCCAGCTCTGTCTCTTACTTGACTAGAGAACCCGGGCAGGTTCTGAatttctccaagcctcagtttcctcatcagtaaaatggtggtggtttaattgctaagttgtgtccaactcttgcgaccccatggactgaatccatgggattctccaggtgagaatactggagtgggttgccatttctttctccacatcaGTCAAATGGAAGTGATAATAATCTCTTCCCTCAGAATCCacacaaaatgaagcaaaatagaTGGAGGTAGGTTTTCAGGGTAGTAGGGGCTCATTGTTATTATGGCGATGCCCTAAATTGGGGGGTTTCAGCAACACAATTTAGGGCATCACCGTAATAATATCAAGCCCCTACTGCCCTGAAAACCTACCTCCAtctattttgcttcattttatgtGGATTCTGAGAGGAAGAGACTATTGGGGGGGTTCCAGCAacacaacagagaaggcaatggcaccccactccagtactcttgcctgggaaatcccatggactgaggagcctggtgggctgcagtccgtggggtcgctaagagtcggacacgactgagggacttcactttcacttttccctttcatgcattggagaaggaaatggcaacccactccagtgttcttgcctggagaatcccagggacggggaagcctggtgggctgccatctacggggtcgcacagagtcggacacaactgacgcgacttagcagcagcaacacaaagTAGGTGGAAGCTGCTGGAAATGGGGCAGAGGGGCCCAGGGGCCTGACTTCAGGCCGCATCCTAAGAGCAAGGTTCTGAGGgttggcggtgggggtggggtgccccGGTAGCTGGGGGCACTGGAGAGGACAGGCGCTGGATTGGGAGGTGGGTGGGCCCGTGAGGCCAGGGCAGCCCCCTTACCAGGGAGGCCGTGGTCGCGGCTGCGCTGCATGTTGAGCGCAGGCAGGTCCAGCCCGATCCTCATGACCTGCTCAAACAGCCGCTCCCGGATCTCGTCCACCGCGATTTGGTTCTGGCGGTTCAGCTTCGCAGGGGTGGCCATGAGGCCCCGCAGGATGGGGTCGATGCCACCTGGAGCAAGGGGAGCACGCTGCGGGAAGGTCCGGCTCGGTATCGGAGCTCAGACTGCAAGGAGCCGGACCCGGGGGCAGTGGCGGAGAGCGCTGAGCACATGTGGCTCCTGGCACCAAGGTCCCCGGTGGGCAGATCCTCACTGAGGCTCTGCGGCCTCGGGGATAAAGCCATTCAAACTCGTCAGGCTCAGATGCTCCCAGCCCTCCTGGGTCCCTGAGGATCCCAACGCACAGGAAGGAGCCAGCTCCCTATAAGCTGTCTCACCCCACTCTCTGTTGTTCGATGTGCAAGCAGAGTCAAGTGAACTAGACCGGAAATCAGATGCCCAGAAGACAGAAGGAAAGACAATTCATTCCGCCCTAGCTCCCTGTGACCAAGTCCACGCCCACCCCACCGGCTGCCAGTTCACTCCCTCACTCCCTGACAGCGTCTTGCTCACCTTCGAGCACAACCCTCCAGCTGGCAAAAAAGACTCTGCTGAGCGGCACGCGGGGGTTGGGCTGCATAGGTTGGTATCGACTGTTCAGGCGGAACATGAAGGGTTGGATGAGGGTGTGGCCGTAGCGGAAGGCGTTGGTGAAGACGTTGGAGATGCGCGGGTCCACCGAGTCGTTGTAGGAGCAGTAGGGGCGCAGGTACTTCCGCATGGCCTCCCGCCCCAGCACCAGCGGCAGGTAATCCCGGTAAGTGATGATCTAAAGGAAAGTCACTCAGAGTGGCCTCTCCACTCACCCCTCCCTGCGGATTCTTCACCTGCTCCTGACTCGGCGGGATCCCTCCCTCGTCTAAGGCCAAGGATTTGCCCCCCACAGTACTGGACCTGGGTCCCACAGAGTGGGACCAAGTGGCATAAACAGGGCTCAAGTGCttgcctgctgtgtgaccttaggccagttattaacctctctgagcctcagttcctcaAATGTAAATTACGGGTAATTATGCTGCACTGTGCCTTAGAGGATTAAATAATAAAAGGTTCTGTGAGTCCTTTCATAGCTCCCTTGCCCTTGAGTTATTCCTGTCTCATTTCTCTTAACTAGCATactagctggagaaggcaatggcaacccactccagtgctcttgcctggagaatcccatggaccgagggcctggtaggctgcagtccatggggtcgctaagagtcggacacgactgagcgacttcactttcacttttcactttcctgcactggagaaggaaatggcaacccactccagtattcttgcctggagaatcccagggacgggagcctggtgggccgctgtctatggagttacacagagtcggacacaactgacatgacttagcagcagcagcagcatactagctccttgagggcaagggTTGGATCTCATTTCTCTTGAAATTACTCAGTAGGCAACAAAGTGCCTGGCCCACAGTAGGGTTCAATCTAGTGTCTGCAGAAGGAGGGGAGGCAAAATGGAAAAGGGCCACCCTAGGTGATTTCTCGCAGTgaaaagggaggagagggaaCAGACACACTCTAGATTCTAGACTCTGGAATCTCAGAGTTAAACAAAtcttatttaaattctttgtgCCAATGGAAAACTGGTCACCCTGGTCACcctcagcagcagcaactctcTCCAGTCCAAAGTTGAGGAGTATTAACaagcggtgtgtgtgtgtgtctatgtgtgtgtgtatgtgtgtggtgtgtgcactCGAGTGCATGTTCATGACCTGGGAGAGGATGAGGATGCTGGAGCATCAAAACTTGGGAGAAAGGAAAtcccttggcagtccagtggtttggactctgcatttccactgcagggggttcaggttcaatcccttgttgggtGACTAAGATTCCAAAAGCTAAGTAGCAcagccagtaaataaataaagcatttaaatATTTCCCCCCAAATTGGGAGAACACCCCTCAGGGATAAGCGAGGATAAGGAGAGTGGGTGAGCTGGGATAGAGCCGTAAAGAAGAGGGAGTGTGTAAAGGACCCAAGAGTGACAAGGTGATGAAGGAAAGGAGAATTTACGGAACGCCTACTGTacgcctggtggctcagctgctaaagaatccacctgcagtgcgggaaacctgggttcgatccctgggttgggaagatctcctggagaagggaaaggctacccaccccagtattctggcctggagaattccatggactgtgtagtctgtggggtcacaaagaaccagacacgactgagcgacttccactttcactgtgTGCCAAGCATTTTAGACCCACCTGTTTAAACCTGTCAGTATTATTCCTGGTAGACAGGAAAGTAAAAAGGAGAGCAAGCCTGGGAATGAGGGGATGAAAGGCAAGTGACCCTTGTCAGGCACGTAGTATCTGCCAGGTGTTTTCACATAGCTCATACGGGTTAATTTGCACAGCTAAGATGCGGCAGAGGCACTTTGGCATCCCAAGTCTGCTGACCCCTGGCATCACAGATGCCCAGGACTGCCTACCTGGACCATGGCTCCCACGATCTTTCGGGCTTCCTGATAGAGCCTCTCTCCATTCCAGTGGGCGTTCAGGCGCTTGAGCTCTTTGGCCAGCCGGTTGTGCTCCCGCACAAAGAGTGTGTGCATGGAGGTGAGCTCAGGCATCTCACTCGCACGGGAGTCCCCTTGGGGAAGCAAAAGCTACTGTCATTCCTAAGACCTCCCTCCCAGAAAGGACTTGCTCCACTGAAACTCCCTCTGGGGCCAAGGCCTCAAATGCTGCTTATCTCCACTCAACATTTCACGCCATGCTCAGTCTGCACCCCATCTAGGAGGCCTCCGTTGATTCCCTGGTCCACCATAGCAGCTCTTCAGTGCTGGCCGGGGATGCTCATCTACTAAGCATCAGATCTGACACAAGACTTGCCACCTCCCCATACCTGAGACTGCTGGCACCTGGAGGACAAGGACCATGGCTTGTGCCTTTTTGTATCTGACCCTCCCAcccaacatacacacaaacacatggggTTTAACACACTGCCTGGGACAAAATAGGAGATCCATGAGCACTGCTTGATTGACATTTTCTTGATTCAGGGAAGGCCAAAAAAAGTAGCATGCATGTTGGCTGTCCCTGTCTTCCTGCCCATGTCAGACACAGCAAATGATCACAGCCTTTACTCCTGATAAAATTAGAtgcagacttccctggcggtccagtggttaagaatctgcctgccaatgcaggggacatgggtgtgacccccggtctgggaagatcccacatgccatggagcaactaagcccgtgtgccacaactaccgaagtctgcgtgccctagagcctgtgcttcacaacaaaagaagccaccacagtcagaagcccacacactgtgACTAGAGGAgttcccacttgccacaactagagaaagcctgcacatagCAGTGACgcactgaagacccagcgcagccgaaaataaaaattaattaaaattaatataaaaaaagaaattggatgCAACCTCAGAATCCTTCTTAACACAGGACTCTAGAAATCCACTACCACCTGCTCAGAGCTGCCATGCCCACCTTACTACACGCTAACTCTGCAGCCTGCTTGGGAGAGAGAGTCAGGGCACAGGAAGTTTGAAGGCCACACCTGTTCAAAAGAACCAAGAGTGACCCTCTGATCCCTCTAGTCCTCCCCTAACCCTGGGGAGGGGTTAGGGGAGGACTAGACACTGGGTTCAGTCCTCCCCAGCTCTAAAAGTCGGTGGCAAGGAAATTCCCTGAGAGTAGCTTTTCCTTCTCATTACTTTACAAGAGGTCAAGATCATCTGGGCCGGGGACACGTGACTCAACACCATGTGGAGGCAGAGGactgctgctctttctcctcttgcccagaAAAGTCCACAGTGGGGCTGACCTTGATTCTCCTCCCCAGGGCCCAGCCAGCAAAGCCATCATGAGGAGAGGTtgagagggcagagagaagggcCTCAGACCCACTGCTGGGTTCATAGTTAAAAACACTGTATCAAGTAAAATTTCTGGGCATGGCCACCATCACTGCCCCAACCTTATCCCCAGGACTGCCAGTTGTCTAAATCAAAACTCCTACCCTCTTTCATTACAGGAATCAAGGTGGGTAAGGTGGTGATGTTCTGGAGCAGCTCTGTCCCACAGAAATTCTGCACTGATGAACACGTTCTACATTTGAGCTGTCCTGTATAGAAGCCATTAGCCTCTGGGGCTACTGAACACTTGAAATGAGCACTTGAAAGGTAGCTAGCACAGTGGAGCAagcttgtttttaatttaagctaaattacatataaatgaaaatagcCATGTGTGCCTAGTGTCTGCCATATTGGATACTGTTGTTCTAGAGGGTTGAGGGAGCCATGTTGCTCTCTGTCTCTTTGGTTTCCTGTCCCTGGAGGATTCAGCTTTCCTCTCTCACAGAGCCCAAATggaaagggagcaacagaggaagGGCTAGATAGATGGAGCCAGGCGCCTTGGCCATCCCTGAGTCTCCTTCTTAAATTTGGGGGGTTTGTTCTTGTCGTTTTGggggtttgcttttgttttgcctTTCTGGCTCCATCCAACTTGTTACCAAGGCAACAGCCTATTCACATCCTGTAAGTTGGTGAGGGAAGTCTCTGAATGCTAACCCCACATGGGGCTCTGCAATAGGCTCGCCGTGGCTCCAGTAGGGGGCGCCCTGCATCAGTCCAGGTCCCTGCCCATGACTGACCTGCCAGGAAGCAGGGGATGTTCGCAGAGCGGTTGGTGAGGCGGCAGGGGTCATGGCGCAGGGTGTCGAAGGGCAGCAGGGCCCGGCCGTTGTCCTGGAAGCGGGTGTTGACGGCCAGCAGCCCCAGCTGGTTGGTCAGGTTGCGCAGCCTCATGGCCAAGGGGTCCTCGCTGCCGTAGACCATGCTGGCGTCCACGAAGGAGGTGAGCGCGTTGATCTGGTTGCGGATGGTGATGTTGCTCTGGGTGCAGGCAGGACTGGAGCGGAAGAAAGGGATGCAGTCCTGCTGGTTCTTGATGCGGGGGTCATTGGGCGGGATCTGAGGTGCAGAGAGAGAGGCCCCGCAGGCTCGCCGCGGCCAGAGACAGAGGTCAGGAGTGGCTCTCTCTGGTCCACCCGCCTTTTTAGGCCCTGAATTCCCGCCAGGGAAGCCGTCTGGAACCCAGGACCAGAGCGGGCAACCCAGACAGTAAACAGAGCCCCTCGGGCCCCTTAGCTGGCAGGAAGGCTTCTCAAGGCCCCCTAGGGATGAGCCTTAGGTTCCACCGGCAGAGTGTCTCTGAGCTGGAGGGGCGGTGACTGGAGGGCCGGCATGGGGGACCTGGGCACTTCTGGAGGTGCGCTAGCCAGTCCTCCGACCCTCCCCCTCAacctcctttctctcctctcctctgactctgttcctctctcctcgagtctctggctctctctctgtcctctccGGCGGcctcctcttctttcccttccccctTTCGTCTCTCTGGCTCTCACTCCGGCCCTGTCTGCCTCTGTCCGCCTCTCTCTGGgaccctccttctttccttctctcccctgcTACCTACTCTGTACGTGTCCACTCTCAGCCCCGCCGCAACCCCACTACCAAGCTCTGTGTGATGTGGGCTGGGGGCCCCCCCGAGTCGGGAGGGAAGACGACTGAGCCCCTGGCGCTTGCACACAGAAGTCTGAGGGGCAGTGGGAAGGTCCTCAGCACAGAGAGGGTGGGAgatggtggggggtggaggggagagggCGGTCAGGGGCAGGCTTGCTGGGACCCAGGGAAGGAAAGCTGAGCAGGAAGGGAGATGGCCCCTTCGGGGAACGATGCCCCCCTCCCCCGGCTCAGCGGGCTGCAGGGTGGGGCCGGGAGGAAGCACCTTGAGCGGGAAGCAAGGCGGCTGCTGCAGGCAGCTGGTCTCGCAGTTGATGCCGGTGAGGAAGGAGACGCGGGCGGCCGGTTCGGGGGAGAAGTCGAGGTCGTGGTCGAGCAGCTGGCCCCACTGCATGAACATGAGTGAGCGCTGCTGGTCCGGAGTCAGCTTCTCCGTGGGGAAGCGCACGATCTCATTGGACACGGCGCGAGCCTGTGGGACACCGGGCGTCAGGGGCCGCTGTCTCGGCCGGGCTGCTCTCCCTCCACCCGGCTGGGACTCACCAGGGGAACTGGGAAGCCGTTGCGCTTGACCCGGGGCGTCCAGCCGAAGGGCAGCGAGAAGCCATCCTCGTACTCCGCCGGCAGCCAGCGTACAAAGGGGCGGTTGGAAGCCCCCAGAGTGGGGCTGCGCCTGGAGGGCAGGAACACGGTGCTGACACCCCTTGGTAGGGTCTCCAGCCTCCAGCCACCGCCCGCCCATCGAGGGCCGGCCCCCAGCGGCCGCACCTGTTGTTGCACTGCCCGGTGATGGTTCGGTACTCGTCCTTCTCTGGGCAGCTCACCCCCAGGTCCTGGTGGGCGCAGCCGCTAGTCTTGGACAGCAGGTTCAGCTGGGCTGGGGTCAGCACGTCTGTGGACCGGGCAaagtaggaggaaagtgggagctGTGCCCCTGTTTTCTACCCACTGCTAGGGAGCCTTGCTTGGGAGATGTGGTCTGAGGACATAGTAGGGGGATGCTAGGATACCCCCCGGAAGGAGGGATTGGGAGACCCACAGGGGTTGAGTGAGGCGCTGGAATAGTAGCGGGAACTGTACCTGTGACGTTGAAGCGGCCTGGCCACAGGGCCCTCAGCTTCCTCTCCAGCAGGCTGAGGGCCACGTGCAGGTAGTCAGCCGCCCTCACAGCGGTCCTGGTGGCCGCCACTGGCTGCTTGAAGTAGGACAGGAGTTCCATGGGGCTGGCCAAGCCACTGTGAAGCCGCTGCTTGATGCTGCTTGAGGGAAGGAGGGGTGAGCCCAGAGAAAGGACGGGGAGACACTCAGCAGGGCCCCAGCCCAGAGCTGTGGGCTCGAAAGACCCAGAGCTGGGAAGCAGGTTTGTCTTTGTAAACATGGTTTGGACCTGGGAGTCCAAAGATGAGGCCATGGGAGGCATGGTCTTGAAGACATCTTCACACCCAAAGACAGAAAGACTGCCCGGCAGAGGGCCCCGCCTCCAGCCGCACGTTCCCCGCTGCCTGTTCCTTCTCTAAAAGGCCGGGGCCAGCCTCACCCAGAAGCCCCACCTTTCCCGCCGCTCCTTGTAGACTTTGTCCACTAGCCGCTTGGCCTCCTCCATGCAGGTCAGCACCACCGAGGTATCCACTTCCCCTGGGACAGCTGCCCAGAACAGAGGTCAGGAGGTCAGGAATGGACCCAAAGTCCCCATGGGGCCCCAGAGCCCGGCTGGCTTACAAGGAAGAAAGGAATCCCGGGGACTCGGAACTACCCTTAACACGccaccttttcccttctttctgaaCTGTTACCTGGAGGGACACCCTCCGAGGGCTGGAGCATGATCAGAACTGCCAGGAGTCCCGCCAAGCCCAGGAGCAGCCTCATCTCTGCAACAAGACCCCGTGCCCACGAAGTGTGCAAAGCCCACAGTGCGCTGGGGAGACAAGCGCCCCAGAGCCGCCTCCTCCCAGGCCCCTCACCCCCTCCTTCTCACCCAGTGCCCCCGCAGTGGGTTCTGCCTACAGACAGAGTCTAGGACCCTACCTCTGAAGTTCCAGGGCTCCACCTGGCATTGGCATCACCTCTTAGCTGAACCTGGGCTTTTATGTTCTCCAggctgggggagggctggggcagGTGGGTCCCGCCCCTGGAAACTCAAGTGTCTCTCCAACCCCACTGGGGCCAGGGAGCACAGAAAGAGCCCCCTCACGTGGGAGCAACAGGCAGTGGAGGAGGGACCAAAACCGGCTCCAGCCCGTGAACTTGGCACTCCTCCAGAGAACCTTGGCTCCCATGTGTGCTAGACCAGTGCTGTCCCCAAAGCGTGAAAAATTTACCCCCCCCTCCAAAATTCTGGTTCAACTGAGTATCCAGCGTTCCTTTGCAAGGGATGAAAGTTAGGAACCGACAGCCCAGGGAATCATGGGAAACAGAAATTGGAGTGATGATGGCCCGATCTGCCTCCGGACACCGTTCCCCCACGCTCAATAGTAACCAGGCCCCTGGGGCCAACCATGGTGGGCAGCCCCTCATTCCTGTCCCCTAAGGGGACAGGAAATCTGACTGGAGATCGTTGAGCTTTACAGGAAAGAGGAACGTGGGGACTACGGTCTGAGGACCAAGGTAACTTCCTCTATCCCTCTCCTCATCGCCTTTCCTCTTGGCTCTTGGTAGCGGACTGCCTCCAACAACCACTCCATCTGCTCCCAGATTTCAGGAACCAGGAGAGAACAGAGCTGGCTGTGGTTAGTGGTCAGCTGGGTGACGCAGCCCAGACCCAGAGGAAGGCTGGCAAAGGGAGTGCCGGTGGGAAAGGTGCCCTACAACTCATGACAGTGTTCATCCGCCTTCCTGTGCCCTCGTCAGGCTGGGCACATGCCAACCATGGCCCCCATGTCCTGTTCGGTCTACCCACACCTCCTACCTCCAGACACCCTCCTgcactcactcttgccatctatcGCCAGACCACTTCTTGGCCTAGAAACAAGGGACAGCAAACACCTTCCCGGTGTACCTTCCCACCTGCTAGGAAGACCCACGAGAAAGGGGCCATTCTTCCAGGGCTTGCTATGTGTGAACCTGGACAAGTGGCTCTTCATGAATCAGGTTCTAGAATTTTATAggcttttgaaaaatactttttttttttaaccctgtaATGTATTTCCATTCATGAAATgttatagaataaataaataaactatttacAAACAGGTGAGATTatgggtaattttttttctttccagctttgtcatctttcacaaaataaaaaaaaagaaggaaaataatttcccATATTCCTAGCACTGACTAATCCTCCCATTTCATAATTTCATATGTAGATGTAggtataatatgtattttatttatttattacttcattttggctgcactgggtctttgttgctgcttgtgggctttctctgcttggggcaaacaggggctactctccagttgcgttgcacaggcttctcattgcagtggcttctcttgtcgtagCGCGTGGGTTCTAGGCTTGagtagttgcagcacgcgggCTTAGTACTTGTAGAACACAGGCTGTAGAGCTCAGGCTTAGTAATTGTGGCTTTTGGGCTTTGTTGCCCCTTGGCATAtaaaatcttcccaaaccaggggtggagcccatgtcttctgcattggcaggtggattcttaaccactggaccacagggaagtccaatatGTATTTCAAACTGTGATAAGAACATATTTatccctgatggtccagcggtTAGCACTTGGTATTTTCACTGCCATgccctgggttcaacccctggtcagagaactaagattctgcaagatGCAAGgtatgatcaaaaaaaaaaacaaccatactttaaatattattttataatctgaCTTCTGTGTCAATAAACagatttatttcattcttatgtCTGCATAATATTTTGTATGAGATGCTATGTTTTATTCACTAATCCTCTCTTGTTAAGATACGTGGGTCATTTCCTATTTTCACTGTTAGAAGCAGTGCTGGGATCGTGATCCATGTAAATCTCCAGTCACCTCTTCAATTATTTCCTTAGGTAAAAAGTCCTGAAGGAAAATTGCTGCATACCTGGGTATCCACATTTTTAAAGCGTTCACCCTCCCAGCCGTGCTTGGAAGCACCCCATCACCCTTGTTAGCTCTGACAGTTAGTGTCCTTTTACTCTTTTAAGGGAATGGTCAGAGCCCAAGAGGGGAGAGACATTTGATACAAGCTCCTcatgctcgcttcggcagcacatatactaataTTGCAACGATACAGAGATTAGCATGggccctgcgcaaggatgacacgcaaattcgtgaagcgttccatattttttaagagacactgatgtataaaacagtgttttggactctgggagagggaaagggtgggatgatttgggagaatggcattgaaatatgtataatatcatatatgaaacgagtcgccagtccaggttcaatgcgcgatactggatgcttggggctggtgcaatgggacgactcagagggatggtatggggagggaggagggaagagggttcaggatggggaacacatgtatacctgtggcggattcatttcgatatatggcaaaatcaatacaatattgtaaagttaaaaaataaaattaaaaaaaaaatacaagctcCTCTTAGCACAGATGAGGAAGACGGAGGTCTGGGAAGGAAATGACTTTGCTGATAGCAGTGATGTGACAGCTCGGAATAATCTACTGGTCAGATCTCTTGACTTACAAACAAGCGCTCTTTACCCAATGGCCTCTGAAGGCTTACTCCTGACCTTTCACCCAGCACTGTTCAACGAGCAGTTACCAAGCCGTTGCAAATGTCAGGTACCCTGCCCTCTAGTGAGCAAAGACCCTGACCTCAACGAGCACAGGAGGATGCGGACAGACAGCACCCCAACAACCCTGGGCAGAAGTCTTCAGGAGCACCGGAGAAGGCCTTTTTGAGGAATTAGTATTTGAGATTGCCTTGAAGAACGCTTAGAAGTTGGACATAGGAAGGAAGAGTGCTCTGGCCCCTGAGGATGGCACAGCACAGCTCTGACACTGGTGGGCTTCATCTGGGCGGTCCCAACATGGGGGAGAGGCTGGGGCAGGCTGAGGCTGATGAAGCAGGCTGAGGTCCAGGACACAACACTCTTGCTGACCTCCTGAGAAGTCCTTGTTCTGAAGGCTCCAGGGAGCCATGGAGGCCCTGAAGTGCGTGGGCAGAGTTCATTTTAGAAAGCTCACGTGGGCACTTCAGGGACCAGCCCAGAGGCCCAGTGCCAGGCATGAGGCAGTGATTCATAGGCATCAAGAGACCTGCCCTGATTTCTCACACACACGTGGCGATGAGGCAGtgaattttgaaaaactgaagcATTTTCAAAGAATGATACTAAAATGCCCTAAATTCCCTGTGTGGATGGGGGAGGATTCTCAAGATGGACCATCCCAAACCGCCTGCCTTTGGCCCACGATGGGGGCTGTGGGCCTGCATTTGTGTGCAGAGGTTTGAGATGCTCTACGATGATGTGCGATGCTCTTTATGATGTTTGCAACCAATTAATAACGGGCCAAGTGACATCGTTGAAGGCTGACCAGTCTGTATCATTGTTGATTCCTCTTCTCTGCCCTGTTTGTCTGAATGCAtgcaggctaagttgcttcagtcatgtccaaccctttgcgaccctatggactgtaacccggcaggttcctctgtccatggg
Coding sequences within it:
- the MPO gene encoding myeloperoxidase isoform X1 — its product is MRLLLGLAGLLAVLIMLQPSEGVPPAVPGEVDTSVVLTCMEEAKRLVDKVYKERRESIKQRLHSGLASPMELLSYFKQPVAATRTAVRAADYLHVALSLLERKLRALWPGRFNVTDVLTPAQLNLLSKTSGCAHQDLGVSCPEKDEYRTITGQCNNRRSPTLGASNRPFVRWLPAEYEDGFSLPFGWTPRVKRNGFPVPLARAVSNEIVRFPTEKLTPDQQRSLMFMQWGQLLDHDLDFSPEPAARVSFLTGINCETSCLQQPPCFPLKIPPNDPRIKNQQDCIPFFRSSPACTQSNITIRNQINALTSFVDASMVYGSEDPLAMRLRNLTNQLGLLAVNTRFQDNGRALLPFDTLRHDPCRLTNRSANIPCFLAGDSRASEMPELTSMHTLFVREHNRLAKELKRLNAHWNGERLYQEARKIVGAMVQIITYRDYLPLVLGREAMRKYLRPYCSYNDSVDPRISNVFTNAFRYGHTLIQPFMFRLNSRYQPMQPNPRVPLSRVFFASWRVVLEGGIDPILRGLMATPAKLNRQNQIAVDEIRERLFEQVMRIGLDLPALNMQRSRDHGLPGYNAWRRFCGLPVPNTVGELGTVLRNLDLARRLMKLYQTPNNIDIWIGGVAEPLNKNGRVGPLLACLIGTQFRKLRDGDRFWWQNKGVFSKKQQQALAKISLPRIICDNTGITFVSKNNIFMSNRFPRDFVRCSRVPALNLAPWRERR